A genomic segment from Methanolobus zinderi encodes:
- a CDS encoding DUF7288 family protein, whose translation MPGKVKSGFKTDPSAQMHTLEAVIAAMIMVGIIIFAVQATSLTPLTSSTANAHIEAQLQTMGQDMLSALSYSSYGQDSQLKEDVMNWDGKEYVWNGSTYRSTNNQNKTTLNSSLTDTLTQIAVPRGIAHNVHFSWIADNGIVMDNSYIYNGDPSDNAVMISKKVVLSDTDVGNETVFISKTSIPDADTSTGFYNIVNVKMTLWRM comes from the coding sequence TTGCCAGGCAAAGTAAAATCCGGTTTTAAAACAGATCCATCAGCCCAGATGCACACCCTTGAAGCTGTAATTGCAGCGATGATAATGGTCGGGATAATAATATTCGCAGTCCAGGCAACTTCTCTTACACCACTTACATCTTCTACGGCAAATGCTCATATCGAAGCACAGCTCCAGACAATGGGCCAGGACATGCTGAGTGCCCTCTCATATTCATCATACGGACAGGACTCGCAACTAAAAGAGGATGTAATGAACTGGGACGGGAAAGAATATGTCTGGAACGGCAGCACATACAGGTCGACAAATAACCAGAACAAGACAACCCTTAACAGTTCACTTACCGATACTCTGACACAAATAGCAGTCCCAAGGGGAATCGCACATAACGTCCATTTTAGCTGGATTGCGGATAATGGGATTGTGATGGATAATTCATATATTTACAACGGAGACCCTTCGGACAACGCAGTAATGATCTCGAAAAAAGTAGTCCTTTCCGATACTGATGTGGGTAATGAAACTGTATTTATTTCAAAGACCAGCATCCCTGATGCCGATACTAGTACCGGTTTTTACAATATTGTCAATGTTAAGATGACATTATGGAGAATGTGA
- a CDS encoding DUF7287 family protein: MDDKGQITIDYLISITVFLFAVVFVFNYTSGIFTPFQSNSDEVTLIADRISTTLVEKRLSSGDESTPNLVNKTEVDNFFTELNDSYDTTSDSLGLNGSYLRYDLNVTLENSTGIIDSAGKKIPLGVNVGQTKRVVLLKDDITGSTETLIMSFRVW, encoded by the coding sequence ATGGACGATAAAGGTCAGATCACCATAGATTATCTAATCAGTATCACGGTTTTTCTGTTTGCAGTGGTATTCGTTTTCAACTATACCTCAGGTATCTTCACACCTTTTCAGTCCAATTCAGATGAGGTTACGCTTATAGCCGACAGGATATCAACCACCCTTGTGGAAAAAAGACTAAGCTCTGGCGATGAAAGCACCCCGAACCTTGTTAATAAAACAGAAGTTGATAATTTCTTCACCGAGCTCAACGACAGTTATGATACTACGAGTGATTCACTTGGATTAAACGGCAGTTACCTGCGATACGATCTTAATGTAACCCTGGAAAACAGCACGGGAATCATTGACTCAGCCGGTAAGAAGATACCTTTGGGCGTTAATGTGGGACAGACCAAAAGGGTCGTGCTGCTAAAAGATGACATCACCGGAAGCACCGAAACCCTCATCATGTCATTCAGGGTGTGGTAA